A DNA window from Archocentrus centrarchus isolate MPI-CPG fArcCen1 chromosome 15, fArcCen1, whole genome shotgun sequence contains the following coding sequences:
- the emx2 gene encoding homeobox protein EMX2, with the protein MFQPTPKRCFTIESLVAKDNPVPASRSEEPIRPAALSYANSGQMNPFLNGFHSGGRGVYSNPDLVFAEAVSHAPNSTVPVHPVAPPHALAAHPLSSSHSPHPLFASQQRDPSTFYPWLLHRYRYLGHRFQGNETSPESFLLHNALARKPKRIRTAFSPSQLLRLEHAFEKNHYVVGAERKQLAHSLSLTETQVKVWFQNRRTKFKRQKLEEEGSESQQKKKGSHHINRWRLATKQASPEEIDVTSDD; encoded by the exons ATGTTTCAACCTACACCCAAGAGGTGTTTTACTATAGAGTCTTTAGTGGCGAAGGATAATCCTGTACCGGCGTCCCGCTCCGAGGAGCCCATCAGGCCAGCGGCTCTCAGCTATGCAAACTCCGGCCAGATGAACCCATTTCTGAACGGCTTTCACTCCGGCGGCAGGGGCGTCTATTCTAACCCGGACTTGGTTTTTGCCGAGGCGGTCTCTCATGCGCCAAACTCCACCGTTCCGGTGCATCCGGTAGCCCCGCCGCACGCTCTGGCCGCTCACCCGCTTTCATCCTCACACAGTCCGCACCCGCTTTTTGCCAGCCAGCAAAGAGACCCCTCAACTTTCTACCCCTGGTTATTACACAGATATAGGTACTTGGGTCACAGATTTCAAG GTAATGAAACGAGTCCAGAGAGCTTCCTTTTGCACAACGCGCTGGCCAGAAAGCCTAAAAGAATCCGGACAGCTTTTTCACCTTCGCAACTCCTGCGGCTCGAACACGCGTTCGAGAAAAACCATTATGTGGTGggagcagaaagaaaacagctCGCCCACAGCCTTAGCCTCACAGAAACTCAG GTAAAAGTGTGGTTTCAGAACCGACGGACGAAGTTCAAGCGACAGAAGTTGGAAGAGGAGGGCTCGGAGtctcagcagaagaagaaaggatCGCATCACATAAACCGGTGGAGACTGGCGACTAAACAGGCGAGCCCAGAGGAAATTGATGTCACCTCGGACGATTAA
- the eif3s10 gene encoding eukaryotic translation initiation factor 3 subunit A isoform X2, with the protein MPAYFQRPENALKRANEFLEVGKKQPALDVLYDVIKSKKHRTWQKIHEPIMLKYLELCVDLRKSHLAKEGLYQYKNICQQVNIKSLEDVVRAYLKLAEEKTETAKEESQQMVLDIEDLDNIQTPESVLLSAVSGEDTQDRTDRLLLTPWVKFLWESYRQCLDLLRNNSKVERLYHDIAQQAFKFCLQYTRKAEFRKLCDNLRMHLGQIQRHHNQSTAINLNNPESQSMHLETRLVQLDSAISMELWQEAFKAVEDIHGLFALSKKPPKPQLMANYYNKVSTVFWKSGNALFHACTLHRLYHLSREMRKNLTQDEMQRMSTRVLLATLSIPITPERTDIARLLDMDGIIVEKHRRLATLLGLQSPPTRQSLINDMVRFNLLQYVVSEVKELYNWLEVDFHPLKLSGRVTKVLNWVRDQAEKEPDLQQYVPHLQNNTILRLLQQVAQIYQSIEFSRLASLVPFVDAFQLERSIVDAARHCDLQVRIDHTSKTLSFGSDLNYSTKEDAPVGPFLQNMPSEQIRNQLTAMSASLAKAIQIIKPASILQEREEQNQQAIAAYLKNARKDHQRILARRQTIEERKERLESLNIQREKEELEQREAEMQKVRKAEEERLRLEAKEREKERIMQEHEQIKKKTVRERLEQIKKTELGAKAFKDIDIEDLEELDPDFIMAKQVEQLEKEKKELQERLKNQEKKIDYFERAKRLEEIPLIKKAYEEQRVKDMELWELQEEDRINNMKIEREKALEHKKRMSRMVEDKENFLSKITAARSFIYEEKLKAFQERLVEERKKRLEERKRQRKEDRRNAYYRQKEEEAQRIHEEQLKKEREERERLEQEQREEEEREYQERLRKLEEQERKQRARQQEIEDRERRREEERRGPQEEKPKDWGEKEDGAWRRRTEGGESDWRRPAPDRDWRQEGREEDKEDKELPFKRGDGSRRGGDDRGPRRGFEDDRGRRGGDDDRPPRRGDDDRPPRRGDDDRPPRRGDDDRPPRRGFDDDRGPRRGGDDDRGPRRGFDDDRGPRRGFDDDRGPRRGMDDSRGPRRGADDDWGPRRGDDDRGGRRERGMDDGPRRGGDDAKPWKPLGRPGGWREREKAREESWGPPRGGPHDDEDDGEGDERSGERFRDRRPQREENTWRRGGTDDGSSSWRESRREDADRDDRRDRDDRRDRDDRRDRDRRDRDRRDDREHRGPPRDQDDGGSWRRGGDDKREERDRDRHKDRERDRDTDGEKGWRTDKENPRRTKNETDDDGWTTVRR; encoded by the exons ATGCCGGCGTATTTTCAGCGGCCAGAGAATGCTCTGAAGCGGGCGAACG AGTTTCTTGAGGTTGGCAAGAAGCAGCCAGCCTTGGATGTTTTATACGATGTCATCAAAAGCAAGAAACATCGAACATGGCAGAAGATCCACGAGCCCATTATGCTCAAATATCTGGAGCTCTGCGTGGATCTCCGCAAGAGCCATCTGGCCAAGGAGGGTCTCTACCAGTATAAGAACATCTGCCAGCAG gtgaaTATCAAATCTCTGGAGGATGTGGTTAGGGCCTACCTGAAGCTGGCAGAGGAGAAGACTGAGACAGCCAAGGAAGAGTCCCAGCAAATGGTCCTAGACATCGAGGATCTGGATAACATCCAGACCCCAGAAAG CGTGCTCCTGAGTGCTGTGAGTGGAGAGGACACTCAGGATCGTACTGACCGCCTGCTCCTCACTCCATGGGTGAAGTTCTTGTGGGAATCCTACCGCCAGTGCCTGGACCTGCTGAGAAACAACTCCAAGGTGGAGCGTCTGTACCATGACATTGCACAGCAAG CATTCAAGTTCTGCCTTCAGTACACCCGCAAGGCAGAATTTCGCAAGCTGTGTGATAACCTGCGCATGCATCTGGGTCAGATCCAGCGCCATCACAACCAGAGCACTGCCATCAATCTGAACAACCCTGAAAGTCAGTCCATGCACCTGGAGACACGTCTGGTGCAGCTGGACAGCGCTATAAGCATGGAGCTCTGGCAG gaAGCGTTCAAGGCTGTTGAGGACATCCACGGCCTGTTTGCTCTTTCCAAGAAGCCTCCCAAACCACAGCTGATGGCCAACTACTACAACAAGGTGTCTACTGTATTCTGGAAATCTGGCAATGCTCTCTTCCATGCGTGCACCCTCCACCGGCTCTATCATCTGTCCAGGGAGATGCGAAAAAATCTGACCCAAGATGAGATGCAGAG GATGTCTACCCGAGTCCTCCTGGCTACACTGTCTATTCCCATCACCCCTGAGCGTACTGATATTGCTCGGCTGCTGGACATGGATGGCATTATTGTCGAGAAGCACCGTAGGCTGGCCACCCTCCTGGGCCTGCAGTCCCCACCAACCCGCCAGAGTCTCATCAATGACATG GTGAGATTTAACTTGCTGCAGTATGTAGTATCTGAAGTGAAAGAACTTTACAACTGGCTTGAGGTCGACTTTCATCCTCTGAAGCTGAGCGGGAGAGTCACCAAG GTGTTGAACTGGGTGAGAGATCAGGCTGAGAAGGAGCCTGATCTTCAGCAGTATGTCCCACACCTGCAGAATAACACCATCCTGAGGCTCCTGCAACAG GTTGCGCAGATCTATCAAAGCATCGAGTTCAGTCGTCTGGCCTCCCTGGTACCGTTTGTGGACGCCTTCCAGTTGGAGCGCTCCATTGTAGATGCTGCACGGCATTGTGATCTCCAG GTCCGAATAGACCACACCTCTAAAACTCTGAGCTTCGGCTCTGACCTGAACTACTCGACCAAAGAGGATGCTCCTGTTGGCCCTTTCCTGCAGAACATGCCCTCAGAGCAGATAAGGAACCAGCTGACTGCCATGTCTGCTTCTTTGGCTAAAGCCATACAGATCATCAAGCCTGCCTCTATCCTG cAAGAGCGAGAGGAGCAGAACCAACAGGCCATCGCTGCCTATCTGAAAAATGCCCGCAAGGATCACCAGCGCATCCTGGCTCGTAGACAGACCATCGAAGAGCGAAAGGAGCGCCTGGAGAGCCTAAACATTCAGCGTGAGAAGGAGGAGCTAGAACAGCGGGAGGCTGAGATGCAGAAGGTTCGCAAAGCTGAGGAGGAGCGTCTGCGGCTGGAGGCCAAAGAAAGGGAGAAGGAGCGGATCATGCAGGAGCACGAGCAGATCAAGAAGAAGACTGTCCGTGAACGTCTGGAGCAGATCAAGAAGACTGAACTTGGAGCAAAGGCTTTCAAGGATATCGACATTGAG GACCTGGAGGAACTGGACCCTGACTTCATCATGGCTAAACAGGTGGAGCAGCTggaaaaggagaagaaggaaCTTCAGGAGCGTCTGAAGAACCAGGAGAAGAAG attGACTACTTTGAGCGGgcaaagcgccttgaggagATTCCTCTTATCAAAAAAGCTTATGAGGAGCAGCGTGTCAAGGATATGGAACTGTGGGAGCTCCAGGAGGAGGACAGG aTCAATAACATGAAAATTGAACGGGAGAAGGCTCTGGAGCACAAGAAGCGCATGTCCAGGATGGTGGAGGACAAAGAAAACTTCCTATCTAAAATAACAGCTGCTCGGAGCTTCATTTATGAG gaaaaactgaaGGCTTTCCAGGAGCGCTTGgtagaggagaggaagaagcgCCTGGAAGAAAGGAAGAGACAGCGCAAAGAGGACCGGCGTAATGCTTACTACCgtcagaaagaggaagaggcgCAGCGTATTCATGAGGAGCAGCTCAAGAAGG AGCGTGAAGAGCGTGAACGCTTGGAACAAGAGCagcgagaggaggaggagagggagtacCAGGAGCGTCTGCGCAAGCTCGAGGAGCAGGAACGAAAGCAGCGTGCTCGTCAGCAGGAGATCGAGGATCGAGAACGACGCCGTGAGGAGGAGAGAAGGGGCCCACAAGAGGAGAAACCCAAA GACTGGGGTGAAAAGGAGGACGGAGCATGGAGACGGCGCACAGAGGGAGGTGAATCAGATTGGCGTCGGCCCGCGccagacag GGACTGGAGACAGGAAGGCcgagaagaagacaaagaggaCAAAGAGTTGCCCTTCAAACGAGGAGATGGTTCTCGCAGAGGTGGAGATGACAGAGGACCCCGTCGGGGCTTCGAAGATGACCGAGGCCGGCGCGGTGGTGATGATGACCGCCCGCCACGCAGAGGGGATGATGACCGCCCTCCACGCAGAGGGGATGATGACCGCCCTCCACGCAGAGGGGATGATGACCGCCCTCCACGCAGAGGGTTCGACGATGACCGTGGTCCAAGGCGTGGTGGAGATGACGACCGTGGTCCAAGGCGCGGCTTTGATGACGACCGTGGTCCCAGGCGTGGCTTTGATGATGACAGAGGTCCTCGTAGAGGCATGGATGACTCCAGGGGTCCCAGGCGTGGAGCTGATGATGACTGGGGCCCCAGAAGAGGAGATGATGACAGAggtggaaggagagagagaggcatgGATGATGGGCCACGTCGTGGTGGTGATGACGCCAAACCCTGGAAGCCCCTGGGCAGACCTG GTGGCTGGCGTGAGCGGGAGAAGGCCAGAGAGGAGAGCTGGGGACCTCCCCGTGGTGGCCCtcatgatgatgaagatgacgGTGAAGGAGACGAACGATCCGGCGAACGCTTCAGAGACCGTCGTCCTCAGAG AGAGGAAAATACCTGGAGGAGAGGAGGCACTGATGAtgggagcagcagctggagggaGTCTCGCAGAGAGGACGCAGACCGCGACGATCGCCGTGATCGTGATGATCGCCGTGACCGCGACGACCGTCGTGATAGAGACCGCCGCGATAGAGACCGCCGCGATGATCGTGAACACAGGGGCCCACCCAGAGATCAGGATGATG GTGGTTCTTGGCGTCGCGGAGGTGACGATAAGCGTGAGGAGCGTGACAGGGACCGTCACAAAGACCGGGAACGCGATCGTGACACTGATGGAGAAAAGGGCTGGCGTACCGACAAAGAGAACCCTCGCCGCACCAAGAACGAGACAGATGATGATGGTTGGACCACCGTTCGCCGCTGA
- the eif3s10 gene encoding eukaryotic translation initiation factor 3 subunit A isoform X1, whose protein sequence is MPAYFQRPENALKRANEFLEVGKKQPALDVLYDVIKSKKHRTWQKIHEPIMLKYLELCVDLRKSHLAKEGLYQYKNICQQVNIKSLEDVVRAYLKLAEEKTETAKEESQQMVLDIEDLDNIQTPESVLLSAVSGEDTQDRTDRLLLTPWVKFLWESYRQCLDLLRNNSKVERLYHDIAQQAFKFCLQYTRKAEFRKLCDNLRMHLGQIQRHHNQSTAINLNNPESQSMHLETRLVQLDSAISMELWQEAFKAVEDIHGLFALSKKPPKPQLMANYYNKVSTVFWKSGNALFHACTLHRLYHLSREMRKNLTQDEMQRMSTRVLLATLSIPITPERTDIARLLDMDGIIVEKHRRLATLLGLQSPPTRQSLINDMVRFNLLQYVVSEVKELYNWLEVDFHPLKLSGRVTKVLNWVRDQAEKEPDLQQYVPHLQNNTILRLLQQVAQIYQSIEFSRLASLVPFVDAFQLERSIVDAARHCDLQVRIDHTSKTLSFGSDLNYSTKEDAPVGPFLQNMPSEQIRNQLTAMSASLAKAIQIIKPASILQEREEQNQQAIAAYLKNARKDHQRILARRQTIEERKERLESLNIQREKEELEQREAEMQKVRKAEEERLRLEAKEREKERIMQEHEQIKKKTVRERLEQIKKTELGAKAFKDIDIEDLEELDPDFIMAKQVEQLEKEKKELQERLKNQEKKIDYFERAKRLEEIPLIKKAYEEQRVKDMELWELQEEDRINNMKIEREKALEHKKRMSRMVEDKENFLSKITAARSFIYEEKLKAFQERLVEERKKRLEERKRQRKEDRRNAYYRQKEEEAQRIHEEQLKKEREERERLEQEQREEEEREYQERLRKLEEQERKQRARQQEIEDRERRREEERRGPQEEKPKDWGEKEDGAWRRRTEGGESDWRRPAPDRDWRQEGREEDKEDKELPFKRGDGSRRGGDDRGPRRGFEDDRGRRGGDDDRPPRRGDDDRPPRRGDDDRPPRRGDDDRPPRRGFDDDRGPRRGGDDDRGPRRGFDDDRGPRRGFDDDRGPRRGMDDSRGPRRGADDDWGPRRGDDDRGGRRERGMDDGPRRGGDDAKPWKPLGRPGGWREREKAREESWGPPRGGPHDDEDDGEGDERSGERFRDRRPQREENTWRRGGTDDGSSSWRESRREDADRDDRRDRDDRRDRDDRRDRDRRDRDRRDDREHRGPPRDQDDAGGSWRRGGDDKREERDRDRHKDRERDRDTDGEKGWRTDKENPRRTKNETDDDGWTTVRR, encoded by the exons ATGCCGGCGTATTTTCAGCGGCCAGAGAATGCTCTGAAGCGGGCGAACG AGTTTCTTGAGGTTGGCAAGAAGCAGCCAGCCTTGGATGTTTTATACGATGTCATCAAAAGCAAGAAACATCGAACATGGCAGAAGATCCACGAGCCCATTATGCTCAAATATCTGGAGCTCTGCGTGGATCTCCGCAAGAGCCATCTGGCCAAGGAGGGTCTCTACCAGTATAAGAACATCTGCCAGCAG gtgaaTATCAAATCTCTGGAGGATGTGGTTAGGGCCTACCTGAAGCTGGCAGAGGAGAAGACTGAGACAGCCAAGGAAGAGTCCCAGCAAATGGTCCTAGACATCGAGGATCTGGATAACATCCAGACCCCAGAAAG CGTGCTCCTGAGTGCTGTGAGTGGAGAGGACACTCAGGATCGTACTGACCGCCTGCTCCTCACTCCATGGGTGAAGTTCTTGTGGGAATCCTACCGCCAGTGCCTGGACCTGCTGAGAAACAACTCCAAGGTGGAGCGTCTGTACCATGACATTGCACAGCAAG CATTCAAGTTCTGCCTTCAGTACACCCGCAAGGCAGAATTTCGCAAGCTGTGTGATAACCTGCGCATGCATCTGGGTCAGATCCAGCGCCATCACAACCAGAGCACTGCCATCAATCTGAACAACCCTGAAAGTCAGTCCATGCACCTGGAGACACGTCTGGTGCAGCTGGACAGCGCTATAAGCATGGAGCTCTGGCAG gaAGCGTTCAAGGCTGTTGAGGACATCCACGGCCTGTTTGCTCTTTCCAAGAAGCCTCCCAAACCACAGCTGATGGCCAACTACTACAACAAGGTGTCTACTGTATTCTGGAAATCTGGCAATGCTCTCTTCCATGCGTGCACCCTCCACCGGCTCTATCATCTGTCCAGGGAGATGCGAAAAAATCTGACCCAAGATGAGATGCAGAG GATGTCTACCCGAGTCCTCCTGGCTACACTGTCTATTCCCATCACCCCTGAGCGTACTGATATTGCTCGGCTGCTGGACATGGATGGCATTATTGTCGAGAAGCACCGTAGGCTGGCCACCCTCCTGGGCCTGCAGTCCCCACCAACCCGCCAGAGTCTCATCAATGACATG GTGAGATTTAACTTGCTGCAGTATGTAGTATCTGAAGTGAAAGAACTTTACAACTGGCTTGAGGTCGACTTTCATCCTCTGAAGCTGAGCGGGAGAGTCACCAAG GTGTTGAACTGGGTGAGAGATCAGGCTGAGAAGGAGCCTGATCTTCAGCAGTATGTCCCACACCTGCAGAATAACACCATCCTGAGGCTCCTGCAACAG GTTGCGCAGATCTATCAAAGCATCGAGTTCAGTCGTCTGGCCTCCCTGGTACCGTTTGTGGACGCCTTCCAGTTGGAGCGCTCCATTGTAGATGCTGCACGGCATTGTGATCTCCAG GTCCGAATAGACCACACCTCTAAAACTCTGAGCTTCGGCTCTGACCTGAACTACTCGACCAAAGAGGATGCTCCTGTTGGCCCTTTCCTGCAGAACATGCCCTCAGAGCAGATAAGGAACCAGCTGACTGCCATGTCTGCTTCTTTGGCTAAAGCCATACAGATCATCAAGCCTGCCTCTATCCTG cAAGAGCGAGAGGAGCAGAACCAACAGGCCATCGCTGCCTATCTGAAAAATGCCCGCAAGGATCACCAGCGCATCCTGGCTCGTAGACAGACCATCGAAGAGCGAAAGGAGCGCCTGGAGAGCCTAAACATTCAGCGTGAGAAGGAGGAGCTAGAACAGCGGGAGGCTGAGATGCAGAAGGTTCGCAAAGCTGAGGAGGAGCGTCTGCGGCTGGAGGCCAAAGAAAGGGAGAAGGAGCGGATCATGCAGGAGCACGAGCAGATCAAGAAGAAGACTGTCCGTGAACGTCTGGAGCAGATCAAGAAGACTGAACTTGGAGCAAAGGCTTTCAAGGATATCGACATTGAG GACCTGGAGGAACTGGACCCTGACTTCATCATGGCTAAACAGGTGGAGCAGCTggaaaaggagaagaaggaaCTTCAGGAGCGTCTGAAGAACCAGGAGAAGAAG attGACTACTTTGAGCGGgcaaagcgccttgaggagATTCCTCTTATCAAAAAAGCTTATGAGGAGCAGCGTGTCAAGGATATGGAACTGTGGGAGCTCCAGGAGGAGGACAGG aTCAATAACATGAAAATTGAACGGGAGAAGGCTCTGGAGCACAAGAAGCGCATGTCCAGGATGGTGGAGGACAAAGAAAACTTCCTATCTAAAATAACAGCTGCTCGGAGCTTCATTTATGAG gaaaaactgaaGGCTTTCCAGGAGCGCTTGgtagaggagaggaagaagcgCCTGGAAGAAAGGAAGAGACAGCGCAAAGAGGACCGGCGTAATGCTTACTACCgtcagaaagaggaagaggcgCAGCGTATTCATGAGGAGCAGCTCAAGAAGG AGCGTGAAGAGCGTGAACGCTTGGAACAAGAGCagcgagaggaggaggagagggagtacCAGGAGCGTCTGCGCAAGCTCGAGGAGCAGGAACGAAAGCAGCGTGCTCGTCAGCAGGAGATCGAGGATCGAGAACGACGCCGTGAGGAGGAGAGAAGGGGCCCACAAGAGGAGAAACCCAAA GACTGGGGTGAAAAGGAGGACGGAGCATGGAGACGGCGCACAGAGGGAGGTGAATCAGATTGGCGTCGGCCCGCGccagacag GGACTGGAGACAGGAAGGCcgagaagaagacaaagaggaCAAAGAGTTGCCCTTCAAACGAGGAGATGGTTCTCGCAGAGGTGGAGATGACAGAGGACCCCGTCGGGGCTTCGAAGATGACCGAGGCCGGCGCGGTGGTGATGATGACCGCCCGCCACGCAGAGGGGATGATGACCGCCCTCCACGCAGAGGGGATGATGACCGCCCTCCACGCAGAGGGGATGATGACCGCCCTCCACGCAGAGGGTTCGACGATGACCGTGGTCCAAGGCGTGGTGGAGATGACGACCGTGGTCCAAGGCGCGGCTTTGATGACGACCGTGGTCCCAGGCGTGGCTTTGATGATGACAGAGGTCCTCGTAGAGGCATGGATGACTCCAGGGGTCCCAGGCGTGGAGCTGATGATGACTGGGGCCCCAGAAGAGGAGATGATGACAGAggtggaaggagagagagaggcatgGATGATGGGCCACGTCGTGGTGGTGATGACGCCAAACCCTGGAAGCCCCTGGGCAGACCTG GTGGCTGGCGTGAGCGGGAGAAGGCCAGAGAGGAGAGCTGGGGACCTCCCCGTGGTGGCCCtcatgatgatgaagatgacgGTGAAGGAGACGAACGATCCGGCGAACGCTTCAGAGACCGTCGTCCTCAGAG AGAGGAAAATACCTGGAGGAGAGGAGGCACTGATGAtgggagcagcagctggagggaGTCTCGCAGAGAGGACGCAGACCGCGACGATCGCCGTGATCGTGATGATCGCCGTGACCGCGACGACCGTCGTGATAGAGACCGCCGCGATAGAGACCGCCGCGATGATCGTGAACACAGGGGCCCACCCAGAGATCAGGATGATG CAGGTGGTTCTTGGCGTCGCGGAGGTGACGATAAGCGTGAGGAGCGTGACAGGGACCGTCACAAAGACCGGGAACGCGATCGTGACACTGATGGAGAAAAGGGCTGGCGTACCGACAAAGAGAACCCTCGCCGCACCAAGAACGAGACAGATGATGATGGTTGGACCACCGTTCGCCGCTGA